One Aphelocoma coerulescens isolate FSJ_1873_10779 chromosome 6, UR_Acoe_1.0, whole genome shotgun sequence DNA window includes the following coding sequences:
- the ZFYVE27 gene encoding protrudin produces the protein MQAVERDGAAGGPEGATGAGEAPPEPSPPKAAAAFDLLELVRSYRRLELYLEPLRDAAEGVRSLLRWQRPVCSLLVCLGLNFLLLTLGQAAWYSVLALLVAVPALLGYLQETCRARPSEPELVRRRYHSIRREDLRKVQLSRQEAVAQVKSFLIQLEGFLSGMCCSCEAVYRVLYWENPTVSSQFYGALLGTICVLYLLPLCWVLAILNSTLFLGNTQFYQVIMELKASIEQCVGSKPLESTPEPAEPLPPAAAPDRTPTPTSTEDLTPGSVEEAEEAEPDEEFKDAIEEDDESSQCSADFDLSLPDNGFMSKNEVIRSKVSRLTERLRKRYPSNNFGNCTGCAATFSVLKKRRNCSNCGNSFCSRCCSFKVPKAVMGATAPEAQKETVFVCAVCNQVLIK, from the exons ATGCAGGCGGTGGAGCGGGACGGGGCGGCAGGCGGCCCCGAAGGGGCCACGGGAGCCGGTGAGGCCCCGCCGGAGCCGTCGCCGCCCAAGGCCGCCGCTGCTTTCGACTTGCTGGAGCTGGTGCGGAGCTACCGGCGGCTGGAGCTCTACCTGGAGCCGCTGCGGGACGCCGCCGAGGGTGTCCGCTCCCTCCTTCG GTGGCAGCGGCCTGTGTGCTCTCTCCTGGTCTGCCTCGGCCTCAACTTCCTCCTGCTCACTCTCGGCCAAG CTGCTTGGTACTCGGTGCTCGCCCTGCTGGTGGCGGTGCCGGCCCTGCTGGGTTACCTGCAAGAGACGTGCCGGGCCCGGCCCTCGGAGCCGGAGCTGGTGCGCAGGAGGTACCACAGCATCCGCAGGGAGGATCTGCGCAAGGTGCAGCTCTCGCGGCAGGAGGCCGTCGCCCAGGTCAAGAGCTT CCTGATCCAGCTGGAGGGGTTTCTGAGCgggatgtgctgcagctgtgaggCAGTGTACCGTGTGCTGTACTGGGAGAACCCCACTGTCTCTTCCCA gttttatgggGCACTACTGGGCACTATCTGTGTCCTCTACCTGCTGCCCCTCTGCTGGGTCCTGGCCATCCtcaacagcaccctcttcctggGCAACACCCAGTTCTACCAAG TGATAATGGAGCTCAAGGCCTCCATCGAGCAGTGTGTGGGCTCCAAGCCCCTCGAGAGCACTCCAGAGCCTGCTGAACCCCTGccaccagctgctgccccagATCGGACCCCCACCCCCACCAGCACAGAG GACCTTACCCCTGGAAGTGTGGAGGAAGCAGAGGAGGCAGAACCTGATGAAGAGTTCAAAGATGCTATTGAG gaGGATGATGAGAGCTCTCAGTGCTCAGCAGATTTTGACCTCAGCCTCCCAGACAATGGTTTTATGAGCAAAAACGAGGTGATCCGCAGCAAGGTGTCACGCCTGACCGAGCGCCTGCGCAAGCGCTACCCCAGCAACAACTTTG GGAACTGCACGGGCTGTGCCGCCACCTTCTCTGTGCTCAAGAAGAGG CGGAACTGCAGTAACTGTGGGAACAGCTTCTGCTCCAGGTGTTGTTCTTTCAAAGTCCCCAAGGCCGTGATGGGAGCCACAG ccccgGAGGCTCAGAAGGAGACAGTGTTTGTGTGCGCTGTCTGCAACCAGGTGCTCATCAAGTGA
- the MARVELD1 gene encoding MARVEL domain-containing protein 1 produces the protein MARTAPPTVPPPPGPPARGSLSLHRAYLRSPLGLLRLGQLALGAAFWVTVAAHKYEGAAHFALFAAVLVWLLTLALFGLSLLGRWELVPWLGSRWLLTNLVHDLALGVGLYAAATGIMGHKAKQRSFCNLPGYSQHCLYSAYLSASICGGITACLYLFSGLYCLSRRCQDQRDII, from the coding sequence ATGGCCCGCACGGCTCCTCCGACAGTGCCGCCGCCCCCGGGGCCACCGGCCCgcggctccctcagcctccatCGCGCCTACCTGCGGAGCCCACTGGGCCTGCTACGCCTGGGGCAGCTGGCGCTGGGCGCTGCCTTCTGGGTGACGGTAGCGGCTCATAAGTACGAGGGGGCGGCTCACTTCGCTCTGTTTGCCGCCGTCCTGGTCTGGCTCCTCACCCTGGCCCTCTTCGGGCTGAGCCTGCTGGGGCGCTGGGAGCTGGTGCCCTGGCTGGGCTCCCGCTGGCTCCTCACCAACCTGGTGCACGACCTGGCACTGGGCGTGGGGCTCTACGCAGCTGCCACTGGCATCATGGGTCACAAGGCCAAGCAGAGAAGCTTTTGCAACCTGCCGGGCTACAGCCAGCATTGCCTCTACAGTGCCTACCTGAGCGCCTCCATCTGCGGGGGCATCACTGCCTGCCTGTACCTCTTCTCCGGGCTCTATTGCCTGTCACGGCGTTGCCAGGACCAGCGAGACATCATCTGA
- the AVPI1 gene encoding arginine vasopressin-induced protein 1: MGRAAAAGPRCGGAKRARERSGHQAEPPPPGLCEGPVGAGRCRSESGSRRGPAPRAGRDRTCVPRPEPGRLPRSRAAPPARLAPCPASRTALFPMPALPHWASAPDPGGGRLDRTARPESDADCSVPEAARAMGTPASVVSDSPGQAAPAARARKRASANIFQGVGLLELRSLFRSGGAERPEERARLVWRYAGQRRMARALRRLRRRRTAQPGGAMAALRRFEHLRIVEKKLEGDCGAETGSGSM; the protein is encoded by the exons ATGGGGCGCGCGGCCGCGGCGGGACCCCGGTGCGGTGGCGCGAAGCGGGCCCGGGAACGCAGCGGGCACCAGGCGGAGCCGCCCCCGCCAGGTCTGTGCGAGGGGCCGGTGGGCGCGGGGCGGTGTCGGAGCGAAAGTGGGTCACGGCGGGGCCCAGcgccccgggcggggcgggaccGGACTTGCGTGCCCCGGCCCGAGCCGGGGCGTCTCCCGCGTTCCCGGGCGGCCCCGCCTGCGCGGCTGGCCCCCTGCCCGGCCTCCCGGACCGCCCTTTTCCCGATGCCCGCCCTTCCTCACTGGGCATCCGCGCCGGATCCCGGGGGAGGTAGACTGGACCGGACGGCGAGACCGGAGTCTGACGCCGACTGCTCGGTGCCCGAAGCGGCCAGGGCCATGGGCACTCCGGCCTCGGTGGTGAGCGACTCTCCGGGACAGGCGGCGCCCGCAGCCCGCGCCCGTAAGCGGGCCTCGGCCAACATCTTCCAGGGCGTGGGGCTGCTAGAGCTGCGGAGCCTGttccggagcggcggggccgagcGGCCCGAGGAGCGCGCCCGCCTCGTCTGGCGGTACGCGGGCCAGCGGCGCATGGCGCGGGCCCTGCGGCGGCTGCGGCGACGGCGAACAGCCCAGCCCGGCGGCGCGATGGCAGCGCTACGGCGCTTCGAACACCTTCG GATCGTGGAGAAGAAGCTGGAGGGTGACTGCGGGGCCGAGACAGGCTCAGGGTCCATGTAG
- the PI4K2A gene encoding phosphatidylinositol 4-kinase type 2-alpha: MDETSPLVSPERAQGPDYGLPGGAVRALPPAAPPPPSPPGSPGGRDRERQPLLERGARGPAAAQAQAQAQAAAAAAAAAAAAAQRERNDFPEDPEFAEVVRRAELASERGIFPERISQGSSGSYFVKDPQGKIIGVFKPKNEEPYGQLNPKWTKWLQKLCCPCCFGRDCLVLNQGYLSEAGASLVDQKLELNIVPRTKVVYLASETFNYSAIDRVKSRGKRLALEKVPKVGQRFNRIGLPPKVGSFQLFVEGYKDADYWLRRFEAEPLPENTNRQLLLQFERLVVLDYIIRNTDRGNDNWLIKYDCPLDSAGVRDSDWVVVKEPIIKLAAIDNGLAFPLKHPDSWRAYPFYWAWLPQAKIPFSQEIKDLILPKISDPNFVKDLEEDLYELFKKDPGFDRGQFHKQIAVMRGQILNLTQALKDGKSPLHLVQMPPVIVETARSHQRSASESYTQSFQSRKPFFSWW, translated from the exons atGGACGAGACGAGCCCGCTGGTGTCGCCGGAGAGGGCGCAGGGCCCCGACTACGGGCTGCCGGGGGGTGCCGTGCGCGCcctcccgcccgccgcgcccccgccgccctcccctcccggcTCCCCTGGTGGCCGCGACCGCGAGCGGCAGCCGCTGCTGgagcgcggggcgcggggcccgGCAGCGGCGCAGGCCCAGGCGCAGGCccaggcggcggcagcggcggcggcagcggcggcggcggcggcgcagcGGGAGCGCAACGACTTCCCCGAGGATCCCGAGTTTGCCGAGGTCGTGCGGCGGGCTGAGCTGGCCAGCGAGCGCGGCATCTTCCCCGAGCGCATCTCGCAGGGTTCCAGCGGCAGCTACTTCGTGAAGGACCCGCAGGGG AAAATCATTGGCGTCTTCAAGCCCAAGAATGAGGAGCCATACGGGCAGCTGAACCCCAAGTGGACCAAGTGGCTGCAGAAGTTGTGCTGCCCGTGCTGCTTTGGGAGAGACTGCCTTGTCCTGAACCAGGGCTACCTGTCGGAGGCTGGTGCCAGCCTGGTAGACCAGAAGCTGGAACTCAACATTGTTCCCCGCACAAAG GTGGTGTATCTGGCCAGTGAGACCTTTAACTACAGTGCCATTGACAGGGTGAAGTCCCGAGGAAAGAGGCTGGCCCTGGAGAAGGTGCCGAAAGTTGGCCAGCGCTTCAACCGCATTGGTCTGCCACCCAAG GTGGGCTCCTTCCAGCTCTTTGTGGAAGGCTACAAGGATGCAGACTACTGGCTGCGGCGGTTTGAAGCCGAGCCGCTCCCAGAGAACACTAAtcggcagctgctgctgcagttcgAGCGGCTGGTGGTACTGGATTACATCATCAGGAACACAG ATCGGGGCAATGACAACTGGCTCATCAAGTATGACTGTCCCCTGGACAGCGCAGGTGTGCGG GACAGCGACTGGGTAGTGGTGAAGGAGCCCATCATCAAGCTGGCTGCTATAGACAACGGTTTGGCCTTTCCCTTGAAACACCCGGACTCCTGGAGAGCAT ATCCATTCTACTGGGCATGGCTGCCCCAggccaaaatccccttttcacaGGAGATCAAGGACCTGATTCTTCCCAAGATCTCAGACCCCAACTTTGTCAAGGACCTGGAGGAAGATCTGTATGAGCTCTTCAAG AAAGACCCTGGCTTTGACAGGGGACAGTTTCACAAGCAGATTGCTGTCATGAGAGGCCAG ATCCTGAACCTGACTCAGGCATTGAAAGATGGGAAGAGTCCACTGCACCTGGTTCAGATGCCACCTGTGATTGTGGAAACAGCGCGCTCCCACCAGCGCTCCGCCAGTGAGTCCTACACGCAGAGCTTCCAGAGCCGGAAGCCTTTCTTCTCATGGTGGTAG
- the MORN4 gene encoding MORN repeat-containing protein 4 translates to MTLTKGSFTYSNGEEYRGEWKEGRRHGIGQLTFSDGTTYVGHFENGLFHGCGVLTFSDGSRYEGEFVQGKFSGVGVFTRCDNMTFEGEFKGGRVYGFGLLTFPDGSHGVPRNEGFFENNKLLRREKCTAIIQRAQGASKSAHSLTA, encoded by the exons ATGACCCTCACCAAAGGCTCCTTCACCTACTCCAATGGGGAGGAGTACCGCGGCGAGTGGAAAGAAG GTCGCAGGCACGGCATCGGGCAGCTGACGTTTTCTGATGGCACTACTTACGTGGGGCACTTTGAGAATGGGCTCTTCCACGGCTGCGGCGTGCTCACCTTCTCCGATggctccag GTATGAGGGGGAGTTTGTGCAGGGCAAGTTCAGTGGCGTTGGAGTCTTCACCCGCTGTGACAACATGACCTTTGAGGGCGAGTTCAAAGGCGGGCGCGTGTATGGCTTCG gtCTCCTGACCTTCCCCGATGGCTCCCACGGCGTGCCCCGCAACGAGGGCTTCTTTGAGAACAACAAGCTGCTGCGGCGGGAGAAGTGCACAGCCATCATCCAGAGGGCCCAGGGTGCCTCCAAGTCTGCCCACAGCCTGACAGCGTGA
- the HOGA1 gene encoding 4-hydroxy-2-oxoglutarate aldolase, mitochondrial: MAFSSRLTSSLRPALAALQWAAPRQCRGLSTLQGSEPSLDLRGIFPPLATPFSPSQEVDYAQLEGNLRRYASIPFRGLVVLGSNGEYPYLAPHERVEVVSCVRRALPRDRLLLAGSGCESTQATIELTVSMAEAGADVALVVTPCYYRGAMTTAALVHHYTEVGNASPIPVVLYSVPANTGLDLPMDAVITLAQHPNIIGIKDSGGDITRMGLMVHKTRQEDFQVLAGSAGFLLASYAVGAAGGVCALANVLGDPLCQLDHLCREGQWQEARDLQHRLIEPNTAVTRRFGIPGLKKAMEWFGYYGGPCRAPLAPLSPAQAEELKRTFSANGWL; the protein is encoded by the exons ATGGCATTCAGCAGCCGCCTCACCTCGTCCCTCCGGCCCgccctggcagctctgcagtgggCAGCCCCCAGGCAGTGCCGGGGGCTCAGCACCCTCCAGGGATCAGAGCCCTCACTCGATCTCAGGGGCATCTTCCCACCCCTCGCCACCCCTTTCTCACCCTCACAGGAGGTGGACTATGCTCAGCTGGAGGGAAACCTGCGCCGCTATGCCAGCATCCCTTTCAGAG gactggtggtgctgggctcCAATGGGGAGTATCCATACTTGGCACCCCACGAGAGGGTGGAGGTGGTGAGCTGTGTGCGCCGGGCTCTGCCCAGGGACCGCTTgctgctggctggctcgggCTGCGAAT CCACCCAGGCCACCATCGAGCTGACGGTCAGCATGGCAGAGGCGGGGGCTGATGTGGCGCTGGTTGTGACACCCTGCTATTACCGGGGTGCCATGACCACTGCTGCCCTGGTCCATCACTACACAGAG GTTGGCAATGCATCCCCCATCCCGGTGGTGCTCTACAGTGTCCCTGCCAACACTGGCTTGGACCTGCCCATGGACGCTGTCATCACCTTGGCTCAACACCCCAACATCATTGGGATCAAGGACAGCGGTGGGGAC ATCACCCGCATGGGGCTGATGGTCCACAAGACAAGGCAGGAGGATTTCCAGGTGCTGGCAGGGTCAGCCGGCTTCCTGCTGGCGAGCTATGCTGTGG GTGCCGCTGGGGGGGTGTGTGCCCTCGCCAATGTTCTGGGTGACCCGTTGTGCCAGCTGGACCACCTGTGCCGCGAGGGCCAGTGGCAGGAGGCCCGTGACCTGCAGCACCGCCTCATTGAGCCCAACACGGCG GTCACCCGCCggtttgggatcccggggctgaAGAAGGCCATGGAGTGGTTTGGCTACTACGGGGGTCCCTGCcgtgcacccctggcccctctgAGCCCTGCCCAGGCTGAAGAGCTGAAGAGAACCTTCAGTGCCAATGGCTGGTTGTGA